In Streptomyces sp. NBC_00306, a single genomic region encodes these proteins:
- a CDS encoding GNAT family N-acetyltransferase encodes MTTTLGLREITPANVDAAIGLRVRPDQEHLVAPVVKSLAEAYAYGPTAWPRLIVDGDIPVGFLMAFLDLDWSGDGTDIRSGLWRLNIAAGQQGRGCGRFAVESVAAEIRRRGGTRLTTTWHPGAGGPEGFYLGLGFRLTGETSGGQTVGELDLR; translated from the coding sequence ATGACGACCACACTCGGCCTGCGGGAGATCACCCCCGCCAACGTCGACGCCGCGATCGGCCTGCGGGTCCGCCCGGATCAGGAGCACTTGGTCGCGCCGGTCGTGAAATCTCTGGCCGAGGCGTATGCCTACGGGCCGACAGCGTGGCCCCGCCTGATCGTTGACGGTGACATTCCCGTCGGATTTCTCATGGCCTTCCTCGACCTGGACTGGAGCGGCGACGGCACGGACATCCGTTCCGGCCTCTGGCGGCTCAACATCGCAGCCGGTCAGCAGGGGCGGGGATGCGGACGCTTCGCGGTCGAGTCGGTCGCCGCCGAGATCCGTCGTCGCGGCGGAACCCGCCTGACCACCACCTGGCATCCGGGTGCGGGTGGCCCCGAGGGCTTCTACCTCGGGCTGGGGTTCCGGCTGACGGGTGAGACCAGCGGGGGCCAAACAGTGGGTGAGCTGGACCTGCGCTAG
- a CDS encoding iron ABC transporter permease: MAVTATKSAARSSPAPSRTGPAAVTAALLLTLAVLATIDITQGTAATDADAVFKALTGRAGAGDASVVIASRLPRMVAGLLVGAVLGIAGAALQAVSRNVLASPDTLAVNAGSYLALSLMAVTGVSLPLFASTGVAFVGALAAAGIVLGLSGLGAGTVRLVLAGTALALGLTSITEGLLLLFPQQTEGLYQWNQGSISQNGFDGVLQMAPVAAVGLVGLLLIARRVDALALGDDAARGLGVRVRSTRVTVVVLASLLSAAAVTLAGPIGFVGLCAPALVRPLARRFRAFARGRASMPLAGLAGAALVLGSDVLLRALVPADTAVAVPTGVVTSLVGALFLVVMATRLRDTTAAAAPDRLRIKSRATFLTTTAVLTTVLVGVTIAAVLLGDSKLLLGDVVNWVQGRAGQSVSFVLDTRTPRVYAALLAGAALALSGTLVQAVTRNPLAEPGVLGVSGGAALGAVALVTTVPMAGSWSIAGAALAGAGITAAVVFGLAARGGFQQNRLVLVGIGMATAAAAVISLLIVLTDPFNATKALTWLSGSTYGRSVPDVLPLAAVLTVGLAIAVVRRTELDLVSLDDHTPRLLGIGLPRERLGFLVLSVLLSATAVSAAGWIGFVGLVAPHAARALVGRRHVRVIPVAVILGATLVCVADLLGRTVIAPAQLGAGLMTAMVGTPYFLHLLVRSRR; the protein is encoded by the coding sequence ATGGCCGTCACCGCTACGAAATCCGCGGCTCGTTCGTCGCCGGCCCCGTCCCGGACGGGCCCGGCAGCGGTGACCGCCGCACTTCTCCTGACGCTCGCGGTTCTCGCGACGATCGACATCACGCAGGGCACCGCCGCGACGGACGCCGACGCGGTGTTCAAGGCTCTCACCGGCCGGGCGGGCGCGGGCGACGCATCCGTCGTCATCGCCTCCCGGCTGCCGAGGATGGTCGCCGGACTGCTCGTCGGAGCGGTGCTCGGCATCGCGGGCGCCGCCCTGCAGGCGGTCAGCCGCAACGTCCTCGCCTCACCCGACACACTGGCCGTGAACGCGGGTTCCTACCTCGCGCTGAGCCTGATGGCGGTCACCGGCGTCAGCCTTCCCCTGTTCGCCTCCACCGGTGTCGCGTTCGTCGGTGCCCTGGCGGCTGCGGGCATCGTCCTCGGTCTGTCCGGCCTCGGCGCGGGCACCGTCCGGCTCGTTCTCGCCGGCACCGCCCTGGCCCTCGGTCTCACCTCCATCACGGAGGGACTCCTCCTGCTGTTCCCCCAGCAGACAGAGGGGCTCTACCAGTGGAACCAGGGCAGCATCAGCCAGAACGGGTTCGACGGCGTACTGCAGATGGCGCCCGTCGCGGCTGTCGGCCTCGTCGGGCTACTTCTGATCGCCCGTCGGGTCGACGCCCTGGCACTCGGCGACGACGCGGCGCGCGGCCTCGGCGTCAGGGTCCGGTCGACACGCGTCACCGTGGTGGTGCTCGCGTCGCTGCTCTCCGCGGCCGCGGTCACGCTCGCCGGGCCGATCGGCTTCGTCGGCCTGTGCGCGCCCGCACTCGTCCGCCCCCTGGCACGACGCTTCCGCGCGTTCGCCCGGGGCCGTGCGAGCATGCCGCTCGCGGGCCTGGCCGGGGCCGCGCTGGTACTCGGATCGGATGTGCTGCTGCGGGCACTCGTGCCCGCGGACACGGCGGTCGCCGTCCCGACGGGCGTCGTCACCAGCCTCGTCGGCGCCCTGTTCCTGGTCGTGATGGCGACACGGCTCCGGGACACCACCGCGGCGGCAGCACCCGACCGGCTGCGCATCAAGAGCCGGGCGACCTTCCTGACCACCACGGCCGTGCTGACGACGGTGCTCGTCGGTGTGACGATCGCCGCCGTGCTGCTCGGCGACAGCAAGCTGCTGCTGGGCGATGTCGTCAACTGGGTGCAGGGCAGAGCCGGTCAGAGCGTCTCCTTCGTCCTCGACACCCGGACGCCCCGGGTCTACGCGGCACTTCTGGCGGGCGCGGCACTGGCCCTGTCCGGAACCCTGGTGCAGGCCGTGACCCGCAATCCGCTCGCGGAGCCCGGTGTCCTCGGCGTCTCCGGCGGGGCCGCCCTCGGCGCCGTGGCTCTCGTGACCACCGTGCCCATGGCCGGGTCGTGGAGCATCGCGGGAGCCGCGCTCGCCGGGGCAGGGATCACCGCCGCCGTCGTCTTCGGCCTCGCGGCACGCGGCGGTTTCCAGCAGAACCGCCTCGTCCTCGTGGGCATCGGCATGGCCACCGCGGCCGCCGCCGTGATCAGCCTGCTCATCGTTCTCACCGACCCGTTCAACGCGACGAAGGCCCTCACCTGGCTCTCGGGGTCCACCTACGGACGGTCGGTGCCGGACGTGCTGCCTCTCGCGGCGGTACTCACCGTGGGACTGGCGATCGCGGTCGTACGCCGCACGGAACTCGACCTCGTCTCGCTCGACGACCACACGCCGCGACTCCTCGGCATCGGTCTGCCCCGGGAGCGGCTGGGCTTCCTCGTACTGAGCGTCCTCCTCAGCGCGACCGCGGTCTCCGCCGCGGGATGGATCGGATTCGTGGGGCTGGTGGCCCCGCATGCGGCCCGGGCCCTGGTGGGAAGGCGCCATGTCCGCGTGATCCCGGTCGCGGTCATCCTCGGCGCCACCCTCGTCTGCGTCGCGGACCTTCTGGGCCGTACGGTGATCGCCCCGGCCCAGCTGGGCGCCGGACTCATGACGGCGATGGTCGGCACGCCGTACTTCCTCCACCTGCTCGTGCGCAGCCGCCGATAG
- a CDS encoding aminotransferase class V-fold PLP-dependent enzyme, with translation MDIEALRQDTPGCANRVHLNNAGAGLLSRRTLHAMTAHLELEASIGGYEAASQERSRIDATYEHIAELIGGRADEVAIFDNSTHAWNAAFYSLTFQPGDRILTGRAEYGSNVLAYLQTARRTGVEIVVVPDDASGQTDAAALAGLIDERTRLIGISHVPTSGGLINPAGEIGRIARAAGVPFLLDATQSIGQFPVDVEALGCDMVTATGRKFLRGPRGTGFLWVRTQMLEHLDPFVNDIEAATWDGGNGFIWHQGARRFASWEMSYANVLGLDAAVVQALELGMDRIGRRSIALGAQLRDRLDALPGVTTYDLGRDRCAIVTAKVDGLNTHDLAAVLARHHVNVSTTVAEHTQFDTLNRGVHPLVRLSPHYYNTEAELERTVEVVAEAARTA, from the coding sequence GTGGACATCGAGGCACTGCGCCAGGACACCCCCGGATGCGCCAACCGCGTGCACCTCAACAACGCAGGAGCCGGGCTGCTGTCCCGGCGGACGCTGCACGCGATGACGGCGCACCTGGAGCTGGAGGCGTCCATCGGCGGCTACGAGGCTGCCAGCCAGGAACGGAGCCGGATCGACGCCACGTACGAGCACATCGCCGAGCTGATCGGCGGACGGGCCGACGAGGTGGCCATCTTCGACAACTCCACCCACGCCTGGAACGCGGCGTTCTACTCGCTCACCTTCCAGCCGGGCGACCGTATCCTCACGGGCCGCGCCGAGTACGGGAGCAATGTCCTGGCCTACCTCCAGACCGCCCGGCGCACCGGCGTGGAGATCGTCGTGGTCCCGGACGACGCGTCGGGGCAGACCGACGCCGCTGCCCTGGCGGGTCTGATCGACGAGCGCACCCGGCTGATCGGCATCAGCCATGTCCCCACCAGCGGCGGCCTGATCAACCCGGCGGGCGAGATCGGACGGATCGCCCGTGCGGCGGGGGTGCCGTTCCTCCTCGATGCCACGCAGTCCATCGGGCAGTTCCCCGTGGACGTCGAGGCCCTCGGCTGCGACATGGTGACCGCGACCGGCCGCAAGTTCCTGCGAGGGCCGCGCGGCACCGGGTTCCTCTGGGTCAGGACGCAGATGCTCGAGCACCTCGATCCGTTCGTCAACGACATCGAAGCCGCCACCTGGGACGGCGGCAACGGCTTCATCTGGCACCAGGGCGCACGGCGCTTCGCCTCCTGGGAGATGAGCTACGCCAATGTCCTGGGCCTGGACGCCGCCGTGGTCCAGGCCCTCGAACTGGGTATGGACCGGATCGGCCGCCGGAGCATCGCGCTCGGCGCGCAGCTGCGCGACCGCCTCGACGCGCTGCCCGGCGTCACGACGTACGACCTCGGCCGCGACCGCTGCGCCATCGTGACCGCGAAGGTCGACGGACTGAACACCCATGACCTCGCGGCCGTCCTCGCGCGCCATCACGTCAATGTGTCGACCACGGTCGCCGAGCACACCCAGTTCGACACGCTGAACAGGGGAGTTCACCCGCTGGTGCGGCTGTCGCCGCACTACTACAACACCGAGGCCGAACTCGAACGGACCGTCGAGGTCGTCGCGGAGGCCGCACGCACGGCATGA
- a CDS encoding TMEM175 family protein, whose protein sequence is MARIDEPETAGLAGDPGRLLALSDGIFAIAMTLLVLDVTVPDDLDVRAFREALDDLWPKVAAYGLSFTILAAFWMDHRRIFLWVRHVDDAVLRVSLCGLGAIALLPFPTALLAEYPGRTVSVALYAGTIAVTDLLHLALFVIVWKRSRLQHEPIGDRVGRAMVADLITSIVVFGASVGIAFASPRAAVWSWAVLLPVKFVMGRRARAGIRTP, encoded by the coding sequence GTGGCGCGGATCGATGAACCTGAGACAGCGGGCCTGGCGGGGGACCCGGGCCGGCTGCTGGCCCTGTCCGACGGCATCTTCGCCATCGCGATGACGTTGTTGGTGCTCGATGTCACCGTGCCGGACGATCTCGACGTACGCGCGTTCCGGGAGGCGTTGGACGATCTGTGGCCCAAGGTGGCGGCGTACGGCTTGAGCTTCACCATCCTGGCGGCGTTCTGGATGGACCACCGAAGGATCTTCCTGTGGGTGCGCCATGTCGATGACGCGGTTCTGAGGGTGTCGCTGTGCGGTCTCGGGGCGATCGCGCTGCTGCCCTTTCCCACGGCTCTGCTGGCGGAGTATCCGGGGCGTACGGTCTCCGTGGCGCTGTACGCGGGCACCATCGCCGTCACCGATCTGCTGCATCTCGCGCTGTTCGTCATCGTGTGGAAGCGTTCGCGGCTGCAGCACGAGCCCATCGGCGACCGTGTGGGCCGTGCCATGGTCGCCGACCTCATCACCTCGATCGTTGTCTTCGGGGCGTCGGTGGGCATTGCCTTCGCGTCCCCGCGCGCGGCGGTGTGGAGTTGGGCCGTGCTGCTGCCGGTCAAATTCGTGATGGGCCGGCGCGCCCGGGCAGGCATCCGGACGCCGTGA
- a CDS encoding RNA polymerase sigma-70 factor: protein MSKVEEFEELRPLLFSIAYRILGSVSEAEDAVQETWLRFDGSSTRPTSTKAFLSAAVTRIAIDVLRSARVRREEYVGPWFPEPLLSDPYEDPARAVELADSVSMAALLLLERLSPLERAVFVLREVFAFGFDDVAAAVGRSEAACRQLLVRARRHMDAGRPRFAADGQEQRELATRFFEALKDGDVEGLQDLLAADVQLVGDGGGKAPQLARAVTGAEKVARLLATFILRLVRLDVSFEPHQINGRPGAVFRDRDGKVLHILALDVLDGRIQTIRGVINPDKLGHIGPVADAWAIDREVRQVRRRMN from the coding sequence GTGAGCAAGGTCGAGGAGTTCGAGGAGCTGCGGCCACTGCTGTTCTCGATCGCCTACCGGATTCTGGGCAGCGTGAGTGAGGCCGAGGACGCGGTGCAGGAGACATGGCTGCGGTTCGACGGCTCGTCGACCCGACCCACGTCGACCAAGGCCTTTCTGTCCGCAGCGGTGACGCGGATCGCCATCGACGTGCTGCGTTCCGCGCGGGTGCGGCGGGAGGAGTACGTGGGCCCGTGGTTCCCCGAGCCGTTGCTCAGCGATCCGTACGAGGACCCGGCGCGGGCGGTGGAGCTGGCCGACTCGGTGTCGATGGCCGCGCTGCTGCTGCTGGAGCGGCTCAGCCCGCTGGAGCGGGCGGTGTTCGTGCTGCGCGAGGTGTTCGCCTTCGGGTTCGACGATGTCGCCGCGGCGGTGGGGCGCTCGGAAGCGGCATGCCGGCAGCTGCTGGTGCGGGCGCGACGGCACATGGACGCCGGGCGGCCGCGGTTCGCGGCTGACGGGCAGGAACAGCGAGAACTGGCGACGCGGTTCTTCGAGGCGCTGAAGGACGGCGATGTGGAGGGACTGCAGGATCTGCTGGCGGCCGATGTGCAACTGGTCGGGGACGGCGGAGGCAAGGCCCCGCAGCTGGCCAGGGCCGTCACGGGCGCGGAGAAGGTGGCCCGGTTGCTCGCCACGTTCATCCTCCGGCTGGTCCGGCTCGATGTGTCCTTCGAGCCGCATCAGATCAACGGCCGGCCCGGGGCGGTCTTCCGGGACCGGGACGGAAAGGTGCTCCACATTCTGGCCCTGGACGTGCTCGACGGGCGGATCCAGACCATCCGCGGGGTGATCAACCCCGACAAGCTCGGCCACATCGGGCCGGTCGCCGACGCCTGGGCCATCGACCGTGAGGTGAGGCAGGTCCGTCGGCGGATGAACTGA
- a CDS encoding VOC family protein — MPVSLHHIVIDAHDLPALARFWAEVLRWRILSEREREVVIGPDETAPVGICFMPVTDRKVVKNRLHLDLTSAAEDREAEIERILALGARRADVGQSGSESWTVLADPEGNEFCVVRPKETLIG; from the coding sequence ATGCCTGTTTCGCTGCATCACATCGTCATCGACGCCCACGACCTGCCTGCCCTCGCCCGGTTCTGGGCCGAGGTGCTGCGCTGGCGGATCCTGTCCGAGCGGGAGCGGGAGGTGGTCATCGGGCCGGACGAGACCGCGCCCGTGGGCATCTGCTTCATGCCGGTGACGGACCGAAAGGTCGTCAAGAACCGCCTGCACCTCGACCTGACCTCCGCAGCGGAGGACCGGGAGGCCGAGATCGAGCGCATCCTCGCACTCGGTGCCCGCCGGGCCGATGTAGGGCAGAGCGGCAGTGAGTCGTGGACGGTGCTGGCCGATCCGGAGGGGAACGAATTCTGTGTGGTCCGTCCGAAGGAGACTCTCATCGGCTAA
- a CDS encoding maleylpyruvate isomerase N-terminal domain-containing protein, protein MDLFSRSWTALRAAVAALADKDFGQPSGCAGWLVRDLVCHLVIDAQDVLITLATPADTEPTRDAVTYWEVTDTPPTGDDPLDALTVRLAAAYGEPHLLQFHLDDVGSAAGRAAELADSARRVRTRDEVLTAGDYLTAYVMEWTLHHLDLVAHLPHAAEPPVEGLALSRATLEKIAGTPFPASFSDKEALLVGTGRRAPTGAEKAELGGLTARLPLVLG, encoded by the coding sequence GTGGATCTCTTCTCACGCTCGTGGACGGCATTGCGCGCGGCGGTCGCCGCACTCGCGGACAAGGACTTCGGACAGCCGTCCGGCTGTGCCGGCTGGCTCGTGCGGGACCTGGTGTGCCATCTGGTCATCGATGCTCAGGACGTTCTGATCACCCTCGCGACCCCCGCCGACACGGAACCGACCCGCGACGCGGTGACCTATTGGGAGGTCACCGATACGCCGCCGACCGGCGACGATCCGCTCGACGCGCTGACGGTCCGGCTGGCCGCCGCGTACGGAGAACCTCACCTACTCCAATTCCACCTCGACGACGTCGGCTCCGCCGCCGGCCGCGCCGCCGAACTCGCCGACTCCGCACGTCGGGTCCGTACCCGCGACGAGGTCCTCACCGCGGGCGACTACCTCACCGCGTACGTCATGGAGTGGACGCTGCACCACCTCGACCTGGTGGCGCACCTCCCGCACGCGGCGGAACCACCTGTGGAAGGGCTCGCCCTGTCCCGCGCGACGCTGGAGAAGATCGCAGGGACGCCCTTCCCCGCCTCGTTCTCCGACAAGGAGGCGCTTCTCGTCGGCACGGGACGGCGCGCCCCGACCGGGGCGGAGAAGGCCGAACTGGGCGGTCTCACCGCGAGACTCCCGCTCGTCCTCGGCTGA
- a CDS encoding aldo/keto reductase produces MTTTAEQTQPGRLLYGCMGLGGSWDHEPYTSKDIAVAEAAVEAALDSGINTFDHADIYRNGKAEAVFGEILARAPELRERIVVQTKCGIRLADGDHPGIYDLRGTTIVERVEESLARLRTDVLDVLLLHRPDPLADPDDVAEALTSLHRQGLVRRFGVSNMSAAQIAHLQAALELPLVANQLEMSLQQRDWVEASVVVNTPQAAAVGFPLGTLEYCSANGVQVQAWGALAQGRYTGRQETADEQATARLVEALAKEKDTSPETILLWWLQRHPAGIAPVIGTARPERIRACRDAATGEPRLSHEEWYDLWITARGAALP; encoded by the coding sequence GTGACGACGACGGCGGAACAGACACAGCCCGGCCGGCTCCTCTATGGATGCATGGGACTCGGCGGCAGCTGGGACCACGAGCCCTACACCTCGAAGGACATCGCGGTCGCGGAAGCTGCCGTGGAGGCGGCCCTCGACAGTGGCATCAACACCTTCGACCACGCCGACATCTACCGGAACGGCAAAGCCGAAGCGGTGTTCGGCGAGATCCTCGCCCGCGCACCGGAACTGCGGGAGCGCATCGTCGTGCAGACCAAGTGCGGCATCCGCCTCGCGGACGGGGACCACCCGGGGATCTACGACCTGCGCGGCACCACCATCGTGGAGCGCGTGGAGGAGAGTCTCGCCCGGCTGCGTACCGACGTCCTCGATGTCCTGCTCCTGCACCGGCCGGACCCGCTGGCGGATCCCGACGATGTCGCCGAGGCACTGACGTCACTGCACCGGCAGGGACTCGTGCGGCGTTTCGGCGTCTCGAACATGAGCGCGGCACAGATCGCGCATCTTCAGGCGGCGCTGGAGCTGCCACTGGTCGCCAACCAGCTGGAGATGAGCCTTCAGCAGCGGGACTGGGTCGAGGCCAGCGTCGTGGTGAACACACCGCAGGCGGCGGCCGTCGGTTTCCCCCTGGGCACGCTCGAGTACTGCAGCGCCAACGGAGTGCAGGTCCAGGCATGGGGCGCCCTCGCCCAAGGCCGTTACACCGGCCGTCAGGAGACAGCGGACGAGCAGGCGACCGCGCGGCTCGTCGAGGCGTTGGCCAAGGAGAAGGACACGAGCCCCGAAACGATCCTGCTGTGGTGGCTGCAACGACACCCCGCCGGCATCGCACCGGTCATCGGCACCGCCCGCCCCGAACGCATCCGCGCCTGCCGGGATGCCGCGACGGGGGAGCCGCGGCTCAGCCACGAGGAGTGGTACGACCTGTGGATCACGGCCCGCGGAGCGGCGCTGCCGTAG
- a CDS encoding GNAT family N-acetyltransferase has translation MAMRLGKPGADGMGEVVDVLREWQSEGAPMQLHPGDLGWFWRWGAEVTAAAVRTWTTDGRILAVGLLDGPELLRLTMAPDALRDEELARRLVEDVTEPERDVLPAGRVNVEAPVGALVQDLLCERGWRADEPWTPLRRDLTEPVKDPGVRIEAVGPEQAHVFAAVVRGAFEGSTFTEERRHAMAAGLPYADARCLVAYDERGNAVAAVTVWSAGPGRPGLLEPMGVHREHSRQGYGHAITLAAAAALQELGSSSALVCTPSSNAAAVATYRRAGFRQRPEVRDRYRDA, from the coding sequence ATGGCGATGAGGTTGGGCAAGCCGGGAGCCGACGGGATGGGCGAGGTCGTGGACGTGCTGCGGGAGTGGCAGTCCGAGGGGGCTCCGATGCAGCTGCATCCGGGGGACCTGGGCTGGTTCTGGCGGTGGGGCGCGGAAGTGACAGCGGCGGCGGTCAGGACGTGGACCACGGACGGACGGATCCTCGCCGTCGGGCTGCTGGACGGTCCTGAGCTGTTGCGGCTGACGATGGCGCCGGACGCGCTGCGGGACGAGGAATTGGCGCGGCGCTTGGTCGAGGACGTGACCGAGCCCGAGCGCGATGTACTGCCTGCGGGGAGGGTGAACGTCGAGGCGCCGGTGGGTGCCTTGGTCCAGGATCTCCTGTGCGAGCGCGGCTGGAGGGCCGACGAGCCGTGGACGCCGTTGCGCCGCGACCTCACGGAGCCGGTGAAGGACCCTGGCGTGCGAATCGAGGCGGTCGGGCCTGAGCAGGCGCACGTGTTTGCCGCCGTGGTCCGGGGAGCCTTCGAGGGCTCGACGTTCACCGAGGAGCGCCGGCACGCGATGGCGGCCGGACTGCCGTACGCCGATGCCCGGTGCCTGGTCGCCTACGACGAGCGGGGCAACGCCGTGGCGGCGGTGACGGTGTGGTCGGCCGGCCCCGGCAGGCCCGGATTGCTCGAACCGATGGGCGTGCACCGGGAACACAGCCGCCAGGGCTACGGCCACGCGATCACCCTCGCCGCGGCGGCCGCACTCCAGGAACTGGGTTCGTCGAGCGCGCTCGTCTGCACCCCGAGCTCCAATGCCGCCGCCGTCGCCACGTACAGGAGGGCCGGCTTCCGGCAACGGCCCGAGGTGCGGGACCGATACCGGGACGCCTAG
- a CDS encoding carboxymuconolactone decarboxylase family protein: MEARLNYFASPTAGKVIKYVMSAGKTLKDGPVPAATQELVALRVSQINGCAVCVDMHTKDAAAAGETAVRLNLVAAWREATVFTEAERAALALAEQGTRVAEGAGGVSDEVWAYAAKHYDEEQLTALVILVSFMNMVNRLNIVTQQPAGSYEPGQFH, from the coding sequence ATGGAAGCGCGACTGAACTATTTCGCCAGCCCCACCGCCGGCAAGGTCATCAAGTACGTCATGTCGGCGGGCAAGACGCTCAAGGACGGGCCGGTTCCGGCCGCGACGCAGGAGCTGGTAGCCCTGCGCGTGAGCCAGATCAACGGCTGCGCCGTCTGCGTCGACATGCACACCAAGGACGCCGCCGCGGCCGGTGAGACCGCGGTGCGGCTGAATCTGGTCGCGGCCTGGCGGGAGGCCACCGTCTTCACCGAGGCCGAGCGGGCCGCGCTGGCACTGGCCGAGCAGGGGACCCGGGTTGCCGAAGGGGCCGGTGGAGTCAGCGACGAGGTGTGGGCGTACGCCGCGAAGCACTACGACGAGGAGCAGCTCACGGCCCTGGTGATCCTGGTTTCCTTCATGAACATGGTGAACAGGCTGAACATCGTCACACAGCAGCCGGCCGGCAGCTACGAGCCCGGACAGTTCCACTGA
- a CDS encoding GYD domain-containing protein, with protein sequence MPLYLSRFSYTPDTWARMIGNPEDRRRAARTYIESVGGKLHGFWYAFGEHDGYTLWEAPDNVSMAAVALAITGGGALGSLETTVLLTVDETIDALRKAEEVQYRRPGA encoded by the coding sequence ATGCCGCTCTATCTGTCGAGGTTCAGCTACACACCGGACACCTGGGCCAGGATGATCGGCAACCCGGAGGACCGCAGAAGAGCCGCTCGGACGTACATCGAGTCGGTCGGCGGAAAGCTCCACGGGTTCTGGTACGCCTTCGGCGAGCACGACGGCTACACCCTCTGGGAGGCCCCCGACAATGTGTCCATGGCCGCCGTCGCGCTGGCGATCACCGGAGGGGGCGCGCTCGGGTCGCTCGAAACGACAGTGCTCCTCACCGTCGACGAAACGATCGACGCCCTGCGCAAGGCCGAGGAGGTTCAGTACCGACGGCCTGGCGCATAG
- a CDS encoding MFS transporter, whose product MPSRETSSAPGGLGRNRETAMLALLSFAMLIVSLDQYIVVVALPDIARDLGYSAQTLQSVISAYAVASAGFLLFGGRAADLLGRRRVLVTGLALYAGAALVGGLATGPGTLLAARAIQGLGGALVFPTTLALINTTFAEGRARNRALGIWGGSGAAGLVIGVLLGGILTQAFGWEAVFFVNVALAGPALVLALVVIPRDGERERGRKFDLPGALSVTFGVTLIVFALVQGPGLGWLSPGIVLSAVAGILLLGAFFVIERRSNDPLMPTELLSNRNLITGVFIAFMFMATFGSVLYFLSIYFQEILGYDPLQTGAGFLIPTAVVVAGSTFAGHLVTRFGLRRTLAAAHIIGALGAVGLGLAISPDGTYVGLIPGLVALSIGDGVVFTGMFIAAATGIPDRQQGIASGIASTGSGAGAAVGLAILVLVATAGLDGLSGEELHVATAEGIRTALFAAAGGIVLTFLVTLRRCPTPPERGLTPVPYQTRRC is encoded by the coding sequence GTGCCATCCAGAGAGACGTCATCTGCGCCCGGCGGGCTCGGCCGTAACCGTGAGACCGCGATGCTCGCGCTGCTGTCCTTCGCCATGCTCATCGTCTCGCTCGACCAGTACATCGTGGTCGTGGCACTTCCCGACATCGCCCGCGACCTCGGCTACTCCGCGCAGACTCTTCAGTCGGTCATCAGCGCCTACGCGGTCGCCTCGGCCGGGTTCCTCCTGTTCGGCGGACGTGCCGCCGACCTGCTCGGGCGACGGCGCGTCCTTGTCACCGGCCTCGCGCTGTATGCCGGAGCCGCCCTCGTGGGAGGACTCGCCACCGGGCCCGGAACGCTTCTCGCCGCCCGCGCGATTCAGGGGCTCGGCGGGGCGCTGGTCTTTCCCACCACCCTGGCGCTCATCAACACCACCTTCGCCGAAGGCCGGGCCCGCAACCGCGCGTTGGGGATCTGGGGAGGGTCGGGCGCGGCAGGGCTCGTCATCGGTGTGCTGCTCGGCGGGATTCTGACGCAGGCGTTCGGCTGGGAAGCGGTCTTCTTCGTCAACGTCGCCCTGGCAGGGCCCGCGCTGGTGCTCGCCCTTGTCGTCATTCCCCGGGACGGAGAACGCGAAAGGGGGCGCAAGTTCGACCTGCCGGGCGCGCTCAGCGTCACCTTCGGGGTCACGCTCATCGTGTTCGCCCTCGTTCAGGGCCCCGGACTGGGATGGCTGTCGCCGGGCATCGTGCTCAGTGCGGTGGCGGGCATCCTGCTGCTCGGAGCGTTCTTCGTCATCGAGCGGCGCAGCAACGACCCGCTGATGCCGACCGAGTTGCTCTCCAACCGCAACCTCATCACCGGTGTGTTCATCGCCTTCATGTTCATGGCGACCTTCGGCTCCGTGCTCTACTTCCTGTCCATCTACTTCCAGGAGATTCTGGGCTACGACCCGTTGCAGACCGGTGCCGGCTTCCTCATCCCCACGGCTGTGGTCGTGGCCGGTTCGACCTTCGCCGGCCATCTCGTGACGCGGTTCGGTCTCCGGCGCACGCTGGCCGCGGCTCACATCATCGGCGCGCTCGGCGCGGTCGGCCTCGGCCTGGCGATCTCGCCGGACGGTACCTACGTCGGACTCATCCCCGGCCTCGTGGCGCTCAGCATCGGCGACGGAGTGGTCTTCACCGGCATGTTCATCGCCGCCGCCACCGGAATCCCCGACCGGCAACAAGGCATCGCCTCCGGCATCGCATCCACCGGCTCGGGAGCGGGCGCCGCTGTCGGCCTCGCCATCCTCGTCCTGGTGGCGACCGCGGGCCTGGACGGCCTCTCCGGTGAAGAGCTCCACGTCGCCACCGCCGAGGGAATCAGAACCGCGCTCTTCGCCGCCGCGGGCGGCATCGTGCTGACCTTCCTCGTCACCCTGCGCCGCTGCCCGACACCGCCCGAGCGGGGGCTCACTCCTGTGCCGTACCAGACCCGTCGCTGCTGA